CACTGCATTTGCCCACACGAAGGCTTCCAGGAGCAGCATGGTAGAGGGCGTGCAGGTGGAGTATCAGGGCTGGAGCAAAGTCATTCCGGGTAAGAGGAGCACCCGCAAGATAGAAGACTGTGATCAGTGAAGCGAGGTGGGAATTTGAGTCATTGTAATTGGCAGTTGTGCACGTTACAATGCTGATTACTTTGTTCTCCAGTATTTGCTGAAGCTCCTACAATTTAAGTCCTCTGTTAGTTCTTTAATATCTGTCACTCCTTGACGGCAATAAACAGGAAACAAGACGTAGAGCTGGTTATACAGTaggcacaatttatttttatagtcatcACAAGAAACTCGCAACAGGCACTATCTTTGGCTATCTTACCTTAGCCTGCTTCAGTACTGCACGAGCTAAAAACTGGTGCCGGACATTCTCAAAGTGATGGTTATAAATCAGTTTCTGGACAGGAAGAGCCACATGAAAAGCTTACAGGAAGATAAAAGCCTTTCAAGTGGATTATGGCACGTGAATTAGTTTTCTAACTGTGGACACACTATGTTTAGCCATTATTTAATCAAACAGTTCATGAAATATCCTTTTTAAAGCACATGCTGAGATAACTGTGGCTATGCCTTCGCTCCTCCTGGGAGATTTGACATTTCTCAAGGTACAAATACCGTATATACAATGTCACTGCAGGAACTCTATAAAGTTCAGACTGCTCGGGACCATTTCCATACAAAACTACAAGGGGCTGAACTGGGACAAATCCTGTAACATAGAACTTTTCTTCATGTCATTCTATCTTAATAAGTAGGGCTTCACTATTGTAAATGCTATTTATATGCATCTGACTCACATATAAATTAAGATTCATTTAACTACCCGTCTCAGTGGCTACAAAATTCTTTCCTGACAATCTCTCTCCTACACCTGTTCTGCTTGCCCTTTTGTCCCCCCAGagtctgtatttcttctttaaggGAATGTATTTTGGCTTCGAGAACAATTGCTGCGAAGCTGGCCTCAGAAAGGGAACAAAATGTTCCTTctatactttgaaataaaagttttcccCTTGTAGTATCCGTCCAATGACAGCACAGAACTACTAGGAAAGGAGGGCACGGGAGAGCTGGGCCTGAAAGCATCTATTCTAGGAAACACGGAATCCTGCGTGGAGCCATGCCGGCGTCAGGAGGCAGTGAGGAGGCGGCCGCGTGAACTCTCCAGCTACCTGCCGGGGTCGAACCGTCCACGCGGGCGCCGGCTCTGGCTTCTACTCCTCAGATTCCCGTGCACCTGCCGGAGCGCCCGGTGCGCCTTCCAGCCCGGCTTCACTCTGAGGATGCCCCGCCTCCCCTTCTGCAGACTCTTTGGGGTTACAATCCTCTCGGGGGCCTCCTGTTTCAGCCTCCGGCTGCTCTTCATGAACACAATTAGAATTGACATCAAGTTTGCCATCTgaccaaaaaagtgaaaaaaaaaaaaaagtcattttgttgTTCTTACCACATGTTGTCGGTCACTCTTCTAAGTGCTTTCCGTGTAATAAATTATTTAGTCCTCCTAATAGCCACATGAGGGAAATTATCTCTATTATCATTCTTATCATGACTTTTACGTATGGGGAAACGGAGAAGAGGAGGGTCTGGCAGCTTCACAGCCAGCGCAGGAGCAGAACCCGAATTTGGACCCAGGCCTCTGGCTCCACAGCCAGGCCTTGACATTGCAATGGTTGTCTGGAATCTGACAAAATCTGCATTTAAATACAGCTTTGGCCTGATTTAGCTTGATGTCTTTGGGTAGGTCACTGCCTCCAGGAggtttgtttcctcctctgtaaagtgggggaTGATGAAAGCTGTCCCCTTCTGGGGGAGAGTGAAGAGGCCTGGAGACGGTTAGAACAGTGTATGACACCCGCCAGCGGTTCTGAACCGGGAGTTCCCACGCTTCCTGGCAGTCCCGCTCTCTCACTCATGTGGTACCAGTTGTTATCCTCTGTCCTTGACACAAAGCGTACAAAAATCTGgcccagaaaacaaaagaaagcatggCAGAAAGACTGACTATTCTTAACAATTtgtttatagaaattaaatttcattttgtgcAAATCATTCAATCCTACTAATAGGGTTTCTCAAGCGAGCAGTAAaggcagtggtggggggaggagtgcTTTGTGTCAGAGTCACCTGAGCAACTCTGTCAAACTAGATGCGCTCCTCAGAGTGTAGGATACATTTTCAGGGGTGGGGCATAGCAGTGGAGTGGTCTTCCACCGCCGTCTGTGAACTGCTGCTGAAACGACTCACTGTTTCTGATGACAGTGAGTCACATACttcatgagagagggagacaaaaaataatagagaactCTAAGCCCAGACACTTACAGAAACCTCATCTGTAGGGCAGATCTGCCATCTAATCTGTCATTTATAAATTTAGTCTGTAATTTTACCTACAgctttgtaatttaatttaaaaaattaaaggttcCCAGCCTTAAGATCTGTGCGTAGCCATAGGGGAAATGTAATTATTTCCTTAGTCGAAGACCTTAAAATTCTTTGTGAGTAGAGCGTAAGTGATGCTCACTTAGAGTTGCAGGATATTCTCCTGAGTCCAAATGTAGAATATGGAATAAACCATATTCCTTAAAATTCTATATCTCTTTGCTTTCCAGGGACTTCTAGGCTAACCACACTCTATACATTATCCCAGAACCCAAAACAGGGGCACATTTAAGCGTGATTCCTATGTCGGTCAACTCCAGGTTTCCTCGGTCCCCAGAGAAGACTCCGTCCCTCAGTGCCCCATGTTAACATCATCAGTAATATCATTCCTCTTCTCCATGAGAGACAGTATGGGCTCGCCTTTTATATACGTACTGCTTTCCTCTTCACTCTTTTCTTTGGCAGCTTCCAATTgttgtttttcataaatatccTTTAGATTCTTACAGATTTTCTTATGTGCGAACCAGTGTGTTTTCTGGCAGGTCTGATCGCAGTATATTACCTGAAAACAattgttacatttatttcatttcaaaagctGTGACTGAATGATATTCCAACTATACCActaaataatgctataaaaatGCTGTTTGGTATGCTTTCTTTAAAACCATAAGGTGCACTAATTTATACTTGTTAATGTTTAGCCTCTGCTTTATAACAATAATGGATATGCAATAAGCAGTCTANNNNNNNNNNNNNNNNNNNNNNNNNNNNNNNNNNNNNNNNNNNNNNNNNNNNNNNNNNNNNNNNNNNNNNNNNNNNNNNNNNNNNNNNNNNNNNNNNNNNAAAATGGGATGAGAGTTATTAATCTGCTCAAGAATTTCAACCTTAAAACCAATAGGAAATTGATACAATTGATGGTGTAAAGTGAATGTACAGATGAATGCTTGCAGGTATTATCTGTGAGGAGAAGAACCCAATCAGACAGACCCTTTATAAAGATAATTCTGACAGAAGTGGGTAACCCAGCCCAGAGAGCCTAAAGATTAGTGGCAGTAAAGAGGAAGTTGAAGTCTTACATGGAAGAGTTGCTGAAGAGAGTGTAGTTAAGTGACCATCAGAAGAGTTAAGACTGTATATCTATGAACTGTCCTATTCTAGGTTCTCATATCTGCACCAGCCTCAACCCCTTATGGATAATCTTTCTTGTATTCATTcacttgcattctttcttttttcccggtggtcagcacagaagctgTGGCAGTCTGGAAGTTTGAAAGAACATAAGGCACAGAACTACGTTTATTCTGTACTTCTTTTCCAAAACTACTTTTAAGGTTTAGATGCATGGAATTTATACTATATGAGAGGTtattagaaaactaaaatcaatCATTGTATTTAGAATATTAAAACTCAGTTTATCCACTTGGATCTGAAGCCTAAACCAGATCAGTGAACTTCAAAGAACTCCAATCTTACCATCTTGCATACGGAACATCTTTTActtgctcccttttctccacaggttgtgcaaaattcaacatccacaaaACCCACCTGACCAGTGATGGCTTGGGTGAGTACAGAGAATGCAGTGGGATCGGAACCCTAGAGTAGGCacgaagaagagaaaaatatacattaaaatcacCATGGAGGGGCGTCTGAGAagctcagctggttaaccatctgactcttggttgtagctcaggtcatgacctcacggttcgtgaaatcgagccccacattgggctctgggctaatgATGTGAAACTGCttggcttttctctccctctctcattggaCCCCACTCCCAACgttaaataaatcaaatcagATCAGATCAAATCACCATGGAAAGACTACAGAGACAATACCCCATGAACAATGCTGTCTAAAGGCTGGCACACAAGAGACAAAGTCATTTAGGCTAGACGGGACACAGACTTTATAAGAGCACGGTTATTAGTGTGACCtattggttgaaaaaaaaaattgatggtaCAGCATACAACAACATGTAACTTTTCTTGTCACTGTCGGGGGACAATAACTCTTTCTTCTTATACAAAACCTTGTCGTccactttgtaaaatataaatttgtttagGTACCAGAGCTCATGCCATGGAGAGATACTCAACTTAAAAACTAACATGATGCTTTCCTCAACACTGCCTGTAAGAACTGAGACATTAGCTAGTCTTCCAGAAGTTAAAATATATGTTGTCAAATACTAAAGCCAAACTTCTTTAACAGTGTACTCTGTTACAATGCTGACTCAACACTTCTTAATTGTAGCTATGCCTCAAACTTCCTGCTGGGCTTTGTGACAGGAAGAAGCCAAGAGCCACAGGAGGCAGAAGGAACAAAAACCTCTGCAGGAGGGCCCAGGCACCCACGCGGTCAGAAAGTGCCACAGGTGATCATGGCAGCCAACCCCGAGAGTCACCATCATACAGGAGAAGGTCAGTATTGCTTTAGAAGCTTGTAAACATGTCAGTTTAACAAAACCCATTGAGCAGTAGGCGGTGGCTCCATGGGACATTCACAACTACCAGCATTCCAGATAAATATAGTTTTCCAGAGAGAATATATAATTCTGGAAGaacaatcatttttaaagagaaaagatattctaaaatgcatttcaggggtgcctgggtggctcagtaagttgagcgtccggctgtggctcaggtcatgatcttgcggttcgtgggttcaagccccgtgtcgggctctgtgctgacagctagctcagagcctggagcctgcttcagattctgtgtctccctctctctctgaccatcccctgctcatgctgtctctctctctctctctctctctcaaaaaaataaaccattaaaaaaattaaaatgtatttcattaaaataaattttattacattttatttaattaaaaattaaaatgtatttcatactGTCTTATCTCTATTCTTTAAGTTACTTATTTagagttttaagtttatttctctggggagaagggggggagagagagagcataagtgagagagagaaagggagggaaggaaggagagaaagaatcacaagcaacCTCTGTGGTGTCAGTGGAGAGcgcgacgcggggctccaactcatgacctgagccaaagtcaagagttggatccttaatcgactgagccacccaggtgccccactatctTTATTAATAAACCTTTTCTCAATgactcctttcctcttcctgcctgcctgggctAGAACTGTGAGCTTGGAGGAAGAGCACCTGATGCCtgcaaccatgaggtcataagcATAATATGTGTGATAATCTATATGGCTAAAGAATATTGGGTGGAgtggagcctggatggctcagtcggttaagcatccaactttggctcaggtcatgagctcacagttcataggtttgagccccacatcgggctctgtgcttgtggctcagagcctggagcctgtttcagattctgtgtgtaccctctctctgccccttcctggctcacactctgtctctctctctcaaaaataaataaataaataaagatgaaaggaTATTGGGTAGAGAAATGGGAATCCATTTTTGAGCCACTGACAAATCTAGTCTGCCTACCTTTGTGGTTCTGATTATATGCAAATAAACCCTATCAATTTAAGTAATGGTTAGGTGGAGTTTAATAGGTGCACAAAGACACATTACTAATTGAGAAACCATCCTCATAATTTGCTAGCTTTAATCTGCCAAAAGTCTGAATGCCAAATAAtcacatatattaaaaagaaagggtaaaaaaTCTCTGCATGAAATCATGGAGATCAAGGATAAATCAATGCATGAACTTCATGAAATTATCTGGTCTCTTCAGATCTTTCCTATTTCATGATTCTGAATAGATGAATTCCTAATGTATAAAGGAGCACCTGGAATCCACTTGTCCTTATTTTTCACACTGAGAAGGATGGGACAGCCTAGAGAAGGCAAAGAACCAACATTGCCAGAGGGAGAGCAGAAACCATGGATGGGACCAGCGTCAGGACCAATTTCTCACTCAATAAACAAAGGCTGATGAGGATttgaatgaaatatataaaagtgtGGCTGGTGCAGATACGGTGAACAGAAATCTGTTCAGTCTAACGCTCTCCCAACGGACCTATCTCAGCAAGCCCTAACAGAAATCTGTTCAAATAGTGAAGTCAGGGAGGGCTTTATGAAAGAatacttaaatacatatataactaAAGGGCAATAAGTAAAGAACAGAtactggggcacgtgggtggctcagttggttaagcatccaattcttgatttcagctcagttcatgatctcacggttcatgagactgagcccctcattgggctcggtgctaacagtgaggagcctgcttgggaatctctctgactctctctctgcccctctcccactcatattctctctctctctctctctctctctctctctctctctctctctctcaaataaactttaagaagtaAACACATAACAGataataaagttaaattttactTCCTATAGCTAGAAGTATAAATAGAATTATCTTAGTATGGAAAGTTTAAGGTAGACTATAAGAACCAGgacatattggggtgcctggatggctcagtcggttgagtgtccaacttcggctcatgtcacgatttcatggtttgtgggttcaaggcagTCAGTTtggagcccacactgggctctgtgctgacagctcagagcctggagcctgcttctgattctgtgtgtccctctctctctggccctcccttgctcatgatctgttctctctgtctctcaaaaataaataaatgtttaaaaaattgttttaaatgtttcattagtattaaaaaaaaaaaaagaactgggacaCACTTTGAGAGTGCTGATTATCAAGACACACACTGAGCTTCCCCATGACTCACCCCTTCACACCTCCATGGCCAGAAACCATCAACCTAGACAATCAATTCCTACTTTCATCTACTGTCGGACTTTGTACTGGTTTCTCACAAGCTACAAGTGCACAAGTGTGTGTCTGTATTACAGAACAGGTGTGAACCCACCTTTACAGGTTTCACAGAGGTCTTTATAATGTTGTTTCCAAATAGCCATCTCAATTCCAACATAGGGGTAAACTATTTACCAAATCATGAgctatataaaaatgaaagaagaggatcAAGAGGGGGAAACAGACGAACAGAAACAAGGGTAACAGTAAATGGATCACCATGTCTGTTCCGGAAAACTGTCTAAAGTAATTATGTatcagttaattaattaatgctaAAGAGAACTTGCCTTTAATTGTACAGAACACAGTAATTGGGTCTTATTGGTAGAGATAACTAAGTTATCATGAGGAGCCTTACAATTTCAACAGGAGCAATGCTTCGCACCAGCTGCTGGAGGAGTGTGGCTTCACAGTACGGAAATTTTCGGATACTTTCTCTTATGATCTTTTCTTGATAGACTGGAAAGCCATCAGAAGCTCGGCCTCTTAGCAAGctgtaagatattttttaaaaagtaactggaGTTGAATCTCTAAGCATTTCCTCATAGGTGAACCCGTGGACTTTtaatagtttcttcttttctactgcagattttcattgtttcttcaaATCATGATGTCAGACTTCATTCAAATTGCTCTCCTGCCTGCACGCGAAGCTAGGCCTTATTGGGTGTACGGGCCCTGAGGTGTGTTTATAAAAGTGACCCCTGCCATAAAACACCCTCACCGCCATTATCAGACTAGCTAGTTACTCATTACCATGCCAGTTATTTGTACAAAGAATGAAAATCCTCATTAAGTTACACCCTTCTGACACAGTTCACTTTTCTCAGGACGACTATCGGGGAATTTGATCCCTGGTGGTTCAGAGAACCAGGATAACACGCAGATCTCCCAGATTCAGTAATGGAGATGCACTGAGCGCCATCATGAATCCAGACCAGGACCCTACGGCATGGCGGAGCCACTCCAAGGTGGACCTGGGCTACTTTCTACATCTTACACACACTATTTAACTTCTCCAAACTTCAGATTCCTCACCCGTAAACTGGGGATAACAAAAGCATCGTTgtcaaaagttaaaaagtaaacaacTGAATCATCAGTCAGTCTAAATACAACATCGTGTTTTATTTCTTGCAGACTAAATGTGAGCCCAACAGTAACAACTGCTGCTAAATTGCTTAATGTGTTAATTCATAATGAGCCTTCATATAATAATTCATTATCCATTTGACCATGTTCTCCACAGACACGGTAAAAAAACAGTACCTTTTGATCAGAGTGTCCAGTTTATTCTCTCCATCTTTTAAGAAGTTAATGCATTTCTGAGAGATACAGCTGAGGTAGTGCATTTTCATAGCCAATACTTCATTCATGTCTCTTTGCTTCATACACTTCTCACAAATCAAATCCATCACCTTGTAGCATTTATTCAGAGCTGTTTCTTCTGCCAGTAGAGGATTCTCATTTATAAGCATCACGATCTAGAAGAAATAATGGTGAGCTTAGAATTTCCATGAGACATTTTTCCATGTACAAGTAAGGCAGTTGGTTTGGGTTGATTTCAACAGATTAGCAAATAAAGTCTTTCTTAGGGTCACATGTTTATTACGTTAATTCAAATTAGAATGCAAACTGCCCATAATCAAAGTTATGAAACTAATACGGAAGGACCGTAGCATCGTGACATCTCTTGAACTCTGTGCAACTAGTTACCTCGAGATCTGCCATCTAGCTAAGCCGGGGTGTTAGTAAGCCACTCAGAGTCACGATTTTACGCTCTCTGGTAAAAGCACTTTTACTAAAGATAAACGTGGCATATTTACATATCCTTTACATACAGAATCAAATCACCAAGTACTCACTACTTTTGGCTGACAGTACTGAGCTTTAGAATTTCATGGCTAGGAGTACTATAATTCTCATTAGTTCTTATTAATTATAAGGAAATGAGATTTTTACCAGAAGAAGTCTAAAAATGAAAGGTGTATTACCTTCCAATAAACTACATTTCTCTGTGGAGATTTTTATGATATGCTTCTAATCTTCTATGGTAGTGAGAATAGATCAAAAGCTTAAAAAGGATGAATATTAGAGAGTTACCAATTTGATGCATTATGAGTCCTACACGTCTCATATATGAATAGATTAAGTGCAAAATCAGTGTAATgaggggtatttttttttctggctttgttaTAGGGTAGATTGCCTGAAGTAGGTCTACACAGGACAGGTGTAAACATCTATTGGGACTTAACAGTAATGTAAACACATGCGTAACATGGGCACAACTGTACACACAGAGCAAAAAAATCAGTCAGGATTTGTTAACCTTTGCGTTACAGCTAAATACCTGTCTTGGGTAATGTAAATATCAgggaatcaaaagaaagcagatttCATGCATTAGATCCTTTTCTTCAGATATGAAGATAATTTGTGAACTTATATAAATCCCATGCCTAGCCTCCTAATTAGAAATTTAACATAGATTAAGTGTTCTCGTGAAGTTAAAATATgatttgtacttatttttgacaCTACTAGATTGATATATAATCTAATAGCATACTTAAAATATAGCACTCAGTAATAAATGAAAGTTCATAAAATAAGTATAACGAGAAGTCCTATTGGTAAATTTGCTGACAACTTTCACAATAACATGTAtcaaaaattaactttttggCAGAGAAGGCTTGTCGATTACATGTATTTCTACTGTCAACTGCAGTCACTTGAAACTGTTGAAATTGTTGCATGCAGCATTTATAATCAAAACATAGGATTTAGACTTACAAATaaaaccttctttaaaaaaatttcagaaccctgattcatgattttttttctttacgaAGATATTGggctttatttactttataatatataccactatcctcaaaaaaaaaagatatataactaTAGCTCTACTATGAGCTTAGTGaaacattttatagataaacacacaaaaaaatatttgaactagCTTCTTTTAATCTCGTCAGCATTATACAGTAATCCTTTATAAAGAAAACCTCATTAGGTTTTCTAGGAGGAAGAAATATATTCCTTTAAGCATAAAAGCTAGATATATCTCATCTCCCAAAGATTGTGAGAATATGTTTATTCAgttgaatttttaattctttttatttttcttttaaaaaaaattaccaaatgagCAATTCTGGCCTTCAAAAGTTagtaattggggcgcctgggtggctccgttggctaagcacccaacttcggttctggtcatgatctcacagttcgtgagtttgagccctgcgtcaggctctgtgctgacaacacagaacctggagtctgctttggattctatgtctccctctctctctgcccctcacctgctcattctctgtctctcaaaaatgaataaaggttaaaaaaaaaatttttaagttaataatcAGACAAATCACTTTTGTACTGTCTCCTGACCCCTTAAGGGCTGCATGCCCTCTGCTCAATTCTGTTGTCATTTTTCCTGtgatcttgtttttttcctttcagcctcTGTGCTCTGAGCATCAGCACAATTCGCCAAGTCCCTGTTGAAAACAAACATCCATATCGCTACAGGAGCCACTTAACCTTGACGCACATGCAGCTACGTCAAGTGCAGTGCAGTGAAAGGGTGAATTGTGTATCGAGGAGGACTTCTGTGATCTTAAAAGGTCTGTGACTCTGTACAATGGCTGTTAGTTACTTTCTTATAATACACTTCAAGAAGACCCCTGCTGGCGTGAAAAGGGGAAAGCGATGAAAATAAGCCACTACAATAGCAACTGCACAATTTGTATCCAAAGTAGGCGGGGAGGTTTTCAAGTGAATAGATCATTTATAACTACAAAAAGCAAGGTGTGGTCTGAAGAAAGGTTCTATAGTCATAGAATCTGTCTTTTAAGACAAATGtacaaaaaaatataatgtaGGCTATTTCAGTTCATACATGTTGACAATTTATTGCCTGTATAAATATACCCTTACTCTAATTTACTTAAAGatgtgcttttatatttattttttttaacttattgatcttattttgggagagagaatgcacatgctatcaatgcagagcctacttaagactctctctccgtctctctctgccccttccatgctcatgtgCATGGGCATgtatgcactctctttctcaaaaaaaaaaaaaaaagaaagaaagaaagaaaaaagacacaaaaattaaaaaaagaaaaagtcataatGGTAATTAAAGAACAGTAATTACGAAAATATTTAACCCTGAGAGACTGGGTTGcatataaacatcaaaaattactCCACAGACTCAATTATTCCCATTTATTGAGATTATTGCAGTCTCAAGGGGTAGACACAGATATAAAAGACAGtgaatcagaaaaaaacacagaacttCTTCAAATCAGTCTAAACCAGAAGATCCCATAATGCTCAGGCTGGAGGGCCTTGGAAAactgcacacattctctctgtgAAGAAATGCTGTATACCAGGAAAAATCCTGTCTTCCtacccctgcctgccccaccgCGAAGAAAAAGAGTGCCCCGGATGAAGGGAGCTCCTACcggagaattctctctctttgcttgtgTGTGCTAGGAGGGAAAAAACCCACTGATACAGAAGGGCTAAGTAATGTTCTAAAAGTTAAATTCTAAGTCCTATTTAATCTCCACCATAGATACAAACATATGACTCATGGCTGAACTTCTGTTTTTTATACAATGTTACCTCCTGGGGCTCTTTCAGAATAGTAGGTAAAACaattaagttttgaaaaataaaaacaggggcacctgggtggctcagtcggttaagcatctggcttcagctcaggtcatgatctcccagttcgtgggtttgagcctcgcattgggctctgtgctgacagctagctcagagcctggagcctgcttccggttctgtgtctccctctctctcagaccctcccttattcccactgtctctctctgtctctcaaaaataaataaagaacataaaaaaatttttaaaaaggaaaagaaaaagaaaaggaaaaacagaatagaCTCCACTAGTCTGTCTTACGGTCA
The genomic region above belongs to Suricata suricatta isolate VVHF042 chromosome 2, meerkat_22Aug2017_6uvM2_HiC, whole genome shotgun sequence and contains:
- the ANKMY2 gene encoding ankyrin repeat and MYND domain-containing protein 2 isoform X2 — protein: MVHVTKGELTQEEKELLEVIGKGTVQEAGTLLASKNVRVNCLDENGMTPLMHAAYKGKLDMCRLLLRHGADVNCHQHEHGYTALMFAALSGNKDITWVMLEAGAETDVVNSVGRTAAQMAAFVGQHDCVTIINNFFPRERLDYYTKPQGLDKEPKLPPKLAGPLHKIITTTNLHPVKIVMLINENPLLAEETALNKCYKVMDLICEKCMKQRDMNEVLAMKMHYLSCISQKCINFLKDGENKLDTLIKSLLRGRASDGFPVYQEKIIRESIRKFPYCEATLLQQLVRSIAPVEIGSDPTAFSVLTQAITGQVGFVDVEFCTTCGEKGASKRCSVCKMVIYCDQTCQKTHWFAHKKICKNLKDIYEKQQLEAAKEKSEEESNGKLDVNSNCVHEEQPEAETGGPREDCNPKESAEGEAGHPQSEAGLEGAPGAPAGARESEE
- the ANKMY2 gene encoding ankyrin repeat and MYND domain-containing protein 2 isoform X1, producing MVHVTKGELTQEEKELLEVIGKGTVQEAGTLLASKNVRVNCLDENGMTPLMHAAYKGKLDMCRLLLRHGADVNCHQHEHGYTALMFAALSGNKDITWVMLEAGAETDVVNSVGRTAAQMAAFVGQHDCVTIINNFFPRERLDYYTKPQGLDKEPKLPPKLAGPLHKIITTTNLHPVKIVMLINENPLLAEETALNKCYKVMDLICEKCMKQRDMNEVLAMKMHYLSCISQKCINFLKDGENKLDTLIKSLLRGRASDGFPVYQEKIIRESIRKFPYCEATLLQQLVRSIAPVEIGSDPTAFSVLTQAITGQVGFVDVEFCTTCGEKGASKRCSVCKMVIYCDQTCQKTHWFAHKKICKNLKDIYEKQQLEAAKEKSEEESSTYIKDGKLDVNSNCVHEEQPEAETGGPREDCNPKESAEGEAGHPQSEAGLEGAPGAPAGARESEE